Proteins co-encoded in one Apodemus sylvaticus chromosome 6, mApoSyl1.1, whole genome shotgun sequence genomic window:
- the Odc1 gene encoding ornithine decarboxylase yields MSNFTKEEFDCHILDEGFTAKDILDQKINEVSSSDDKDAFYVADLGDILKKHLRWLKALPRVTPFYAVKCNDSRAIVSTLAAIGTGFDCASKTEIQLVQGLGVPPERIIYANPCKQVSQIKYAASSGVQMMTFDSEIELMKVTRAHPKAKLVLRIATDDSKAVCRLSVKFGATLKTSRLLLERAKELNIDVIGVSFHVGSGCTDPETFVQAVSDARCVFDMGTEVGFSMYLLDIGGGFPGSEDTKLKFEEITSVINPALDKYFPSDSGVRIIAEPGRYYVASAFTLAVNIIAKKTVWKEQAGSDDEDESNEQTFMYYVNDGVYGSFNCILYDHAHVKALLQKRPKPDEKYYSSSIWGPTCDGLDRIVERCNLPEMHVGDWMLFENMGAYTVAAASTFNGFQRPNIYYVMSRPMWQLMKQIQSHGFPPEVEEQDDGTLPMSCAQESGMDRHPAACASARINV; encoded by the exons ATGAGCAACTTTACTAAGGAAGAGTTTGACTGCCATATTCTTGATGAAGGCTTCACTGCCAAGGACATTCTGGACCAAAAAATCAATGAAGTCTCTTCCTCT GATGATAAGGATGCTTTCTATGTTGCGGACCTTGGAGACATTCTAAAGAAGCACCTGAGGTGGCTAAAAGCTCTTCCCCGTGTCACTCCCTTTTACGCAGTCAAGTGTAACGACAGCAGAGCCATCGTGAGCACTCTAGCTGCCATCGGGACAGGATTTGACTGTGCAAGCAAG ACTGAAATACAGTTGGTGCAGGGGCTTGGGGTTCCTCCAGAGAGGATTATCTATGCGAATCCTTGTAAACAAGTGTCTCAAATCAAGTACGCTGCAAGTAGCGGAGTCCAGATGATGACTTTTGACAGTGAAATTGAATTGATGAAAGTCACTAGAGCACATCCAAAGGCAAA GTTGGTTTTGCGGATTGCCACTGATGATTCCAAAGCAGTTTGTCGCCTCAGTGTTAAGTTTGGTGCCACACTCAAAACCAGCAGGCTTCTCTTGGAGCGGGCAAAAGAGCTAAATATTGACGTCATTGGTGTCAG cttccatgtgggcAGTGGCTGTACTGACCCTGAGACCTTTGTGCAGGCCGTGTCAGATGCCCGCTGTGTGTTCGACATGGGA ACAGAAGTTGGTTTCAGCATGTATCTGCTTGACATTGGTGGTGGCTTTCCTGGATCTGAAGATACAAAGCTTAAATTTGAAGAG aTCACCAGTGTGATCAACCCAGCTCTGGACAAGTACTTCCCATCAGACTCTGGAGTGAGAATCATAGCTGAGCCAGGCAGATACTATGTCGCATCAGCTTTCACACTTGCAGTCAACATCATTGCCAAAAAGACGGTGTGGAAGGAGCAGGCGGGCTCTGATG ATGAAGATGAGTCCAATGAACAAACCTTCATGTATTATGTGAATGATGGAGTATATGGATCATTTAACTGCATCCTCTATGATCATGCACATGTGAAGGCCCTGCTGCAGAAG AGACCCAAGCCAGATGAGAAGTATTACTCATCCAGCATCTGGGGACCAACATGTGATGGCCTTGACCGAATCGTTGAGCGCTGTAACCTGCCTGAAATGCATGTGGGTGATTGGATGCTCTTTGAGAACATGGGCGCATacactgttgctgctgcttctacTTTCAATGGATTCCAGAGGCCAAACATCTACTATGTAATGTCACGGCCAATGTG GCAACTCATGAAGCAGATCCAGAGCCATGGCTTCCCGCCGGAAGTGGAGGAGCAGGATGATGGCACGCTGCCCATGTCCTGTGCCCAGGAGAGCGGGATGGACCGGCACCCTGCGGCCTGTGCTTCTGCTAGGATCAATGTGTAG